The Candidatus Neomarinimicrobiota bacterium genome has a window encoding:
- a CDS encoding HAD family hydrolase: protein MSQRKLILFDVDGTLITPGLIPRRAMAEAISHFLGVEIELTFFDVAGLTDPIIIRNALLRYGSNTSPTDGEINGILEHFLMLLEERLPPSDAVKVFPGAETLVQACIDEDWVPALLTGNVERGARIKLAGTGLWDRFSFGVFGNDGHSREDLPWIARERAWDVLHESFGLADIILIGDTPNDACIARLNGIASLIVCRREEPEWRRTIEAEQPTWLVEGFDDVPGLIRLLKGERP from the coding sequence TTTTCGACGTAGACGGCACCCTTATTACCCCCGGCCTGATACCCAGGCGGGCTATGGCTGAAGCCATCTCCCACTTCCTGGGCGTGGAAATCGAACTCACCTTCTTTGATGTGGCTGGCCTCACTGATCCCATTATCATTCGTAATGCTCTGCTCCGTTATGGTTCCAACACCAGTCCGACCGATGGCGAGATCAACGGTATCCTGGAGCACTTTTTGATGCTGTTGGAAGAACGCCTGCCGCCGTCCGATGCGGTAAAGGTCTTTCCCGGTGCCGAGACCCTGGTGCAGGCCTGCATCGATGAGGATTGGGTGCCGGCCCTGCTCACGGGCAATGTGGAGCGGGGTGCCCGAATCAAGCTCGCCGGTACCGGACTATGGGACCGGTTTAGCTTTGGCGTATTCGGCAATGACGGCCATTCCCGTGAGGACCTGCCGTGGATTGCCCGGGAGCGGGCGTGGGATGTGCTGCATGAATCCTTTGGTCTGGCCGATATCATTCTCATTGGTGACACGCCCAACGATGCCTGCATTGCCCGGCTGAACGGCATAGCCAGCCTCATTGTGTGCCGCCGGGAAGAACCGGAGTGGCGAAGGACCATTGAGGCCGAACAGCCGACCTGGTTGGTAGAGGGATTCGACGACGTTCCGG